The Oceaniferula marina sequence ACTCGGTCAACGAGTTCCACATCGACTTGATAAAAAGCATCTTTTGATCCCGCCTGCTTTAAGGTCGTTCCCAAACAAATGATACCTATGTGGCAATGATCAACCTCAGTGCCAAGACCACTAATATCATCAGTAACAAACATAGTTGCTCTGCTCTGAAAACTATCAATGCGTCGTCTTAGCACTAAATGCAAATCAGCCTTAAGCTCACACAATTGATCCGCGACTAAACCTCCGATTACACCTCCTGCTCCAAACAGCACGACACGTGTATTATGAGCAAACATAGATATAATTAGATTGGTGCGTGTGGATCATTGGCCAACACCAGCTCCTCCTTCTAGAGCTTCCTCAAGTGTACCCGCATTTTTCTCTGCTCTTTTAGACGCCGCAGGCCACTTCTTGAAAGTCAATAGATGTCTTTGAACCACGCGTTGAGCTGGCCCAAACGCCCACATTTTTTTACCCATCCATTCGACATACATTCCTGATTCTTCAGCAGCCCTTTCGAGAGGGTCTTGTCGTAAATTGAACAACAACGGAGCGGTGAGAGCTTCTTTTGCTCCTGACCAACCGTGGTTCTGCACAATGAAATGAGCCTTCCAATCACCATAGCGCACTGCCTGTAACGTTGTTCTCTCATAGTAGAGAATCTCCTTACGCTTTGACTGGCCTTTACCAGCTATCATTTCCATTTGATTGTATCCGTCTAGATGAGCCTTGTGCCCCTTATAGCCAGTTAACAACTTTTCTTGAAGATCTGCAGGTCCTCCTGCAGCTGCAACCAAGGTAGGAAGAAGATCCATAGCATCAATAATACCATTATTAACAGATCCAGACTCAATTTTTCCTGGCCAACGAACTAACAAAGGAACCCTCACTCCTCCTTCCCACGTCGTCCCTTTCTCGCCATGAAACGGGGTCATTCCTCCGTCAGGCCAAGTTAGGATTTCAGGGCCGTTATCAGCTGAAAAAATAACAATCGTATTGTTTGCCACACCAAGTTTATCCAGTTCATCCAATACTTCGCCAACATGATCATCCAAGTCTTTCATCACCACCTCTTGAAGCCCTTGCCCATCAACACCGAGCTGCGCTTTATACTTGGGTGAAAGGTGAGTCCATACATGCGCGCGGGATGGACAATGCCAGACGAAAAACGGCTCTTTTTTAGCCACCGAGTCCCTGATGAATTTTAACGTATGTTTATTCACCTCATCATCTAAAGTCTTCATGCGTTCGGGAGGTAGCGGGCCGTCGTCTTCAATACGCTGTTTGCCCGGTCCAGTCGACCATGCATGAATCACATTGCGAGGTGCAAACTGCTTGGCTTCCTCTCCTTTCGGAAATTCAGGATCAGACGTATACTCCATTGCATTGAGATGATATAACCACCCCCAAAATTCATCGAACCCATGCATTGTAGGGAGAAATTCATCACGATCACCTAAATGGTTTTTGCCAAATTGACCTGTCCGGTATCCCTGTATCTTGAGTAGTTCAGGCAACGTGGGGGTGTCAGGATTAAGGCCGATAGGATCACCGGGTAGACCGACAGTATGTAGTCCAGTTCTAACGGGGAATTGGCCGGTAATCATGGCTGATCTTCCAGCGGTGCAAGTTGGCTGGGCATAATAATCCGTAAAAAGTGCGCCCTCCTTGGCTAAACGGTCAATATTGGGTGTGCGACTGCTCATTAATCCTCGATGATAGGCTCCAACATTCAACATACCTACATCATCAGTTAGTATGATCAGGATGTTGGGTGGTGCAGATTCTGCTATCACCGTTTCCCCAGCTAAGAACAAGCCAGCGCAAAGACTGAACATCGTGTTTATTGTTTTCATGGTTTATAAAATGGTTACTGGTCGGAAGATTACACTAACGATGTGAATACATCAACTTGTAAATTTGTCATCTTGACTCAGATGTTTTTGAATCTATAGTTTCAGACCCTCATTCAGTATTTTAACAATTTCTCCCTCAAATAATGAAACTAACATCACAGCCCCTCACCATGCTAATGGCATCGTCACTCATACTATGCTCACATTTAGCCGCTCAAGAAAACCAACCGAGTCACAAATACGCGAAAGTTGATCAACTCTATGAATCGATCTCGCCACATTGGAAAGCATTCAAGCTTATCACGGAAATCGACCATTCCCGACTAGCTGAAAAAGCAGGAGCTACGATGCCTCCTGCGAAAGTTGCCATTTTTTCAGACACCAAGGTTAACTCGATTCTCATGCAAATTAACCCCATGGTCGGCATCGATTTGCCCCATAAAATACTTGTGTTTTCAGAAGGAGACACATCCAAAGCCAAAATAGCAACTCCGCGGGCCGCTTTTCTCAAAAAAAGGCATCACCTTGCAGATCAAAAAGCTGTTAAACCACTTCTACAATACGATACGAATCTTAAAAAGATTCTCGATGGTGTTCCGCCTTCCTCTTTTGCTCCCATTCAGCTTGAAACGGTGAAGCAAGGTTTTGGAATCATTACCATTAACTCCAATTTTAATTTTGCGGAATCTATTCAGCGCATTAAAAAAGTCGTGCTTTCCCAAGGTGACACTGTTTGGTTTGCTGATCTCAATTACCAAGCCGATGCAGCACAACTCGGAATCACTATCAGGCCCGCAACCCTTCTGCTCTTCGGTGGTCCGCGCCCTGGCGCTATGGCCATGGCCAAAGCTCCCAAGCTAGGACTCGATGCCTTCTGCCAAAAACTCTTGGTCCTAGAGGACGGAGACGGCAAGGTGAGCATCCACTACAACAGCATTACCGAGTTCGCAAAACTTCATTATGATGTAAGCAGCAAGCCACAAGAGGTGATCAACACGCGCCTCGAAGCAACGTTTAAAAAAGCACTCTCAAAACCCTCCAAGTAAGTTATAGTTGATCGATAAGCGGAACCTCACAATCGACTAACGCATTAAATGCATGAATCGGCTAACTCACATCATGAGCTTTCGGTCCAAGGTCCGGTATTGGATCGCTTCCAAGATATGCTGAGGCTGAATATTTTCAGACGCTTCCAGATCGGCCAGTGTTCTGGCAACTTTGAGAATGCGGTCGTATGCACGTGCTGAGAAATTGAGGTTGGTCATGGCGTGTTCTAGATAGCCCGATGCAGTGGCATCAATCTGGCAATGCCGGTGCATGAGTTTACTGGGCATATCGGCATTAGTCCTGATGTTAGGGTGAGCCACAAATCGCGTTTCTTGAATCGTGCGCGCAGCTTGCACGCGCTTGCGGACCGTTGCGGATGATTCCCCTGTTTGTTGAGATGAAAGATCTTTGTATTCAACGATGGGGACTTCAACGTGGATGTCCAGGCGGTCCAACAGCGGGCCACTGATTCGCTGCCGGTAACGTTCAACCTGGGGAGGAGAACATCGACACTCCCTTTTCGGATCTCCATAATAACCACAAGGACATGGATTCATCGCGGCCACCACCATGCACTGGCAAGGGAAAGTCAAACTCCCGGCGGCTCTTGAAATGGTCACTTTCCCATCTTCGATTGGCTGCCTCATCACCTCCAGCGTCTGGCGCCTGAATTCAGGCAACTCATCCAGAAAAAGAACCCCATGGTGAGCCAAAGACACTTCCCCAGGACCAGGCATCGTTCCACCCCCTAACAATCCAACATCCGATATCGTATGGTGAGGGGCCCTGAACGGCCTGGTCACCAGCAAGGCGTCCTCCTTGCTTAACATTCCAGCGATGGAATGAATCTTTGTCGCCTCAATCGCTTCCTCCTCGGTAGGATCCGGCAAAATCGTCGGCAAGCGTTTGGCGATCATCGATTTACCGGTTCCCGGAGGTCCGATCATAAGCAAATTATGAAAGCCCGCCGCCGCTACTTCCAGCGCCCGTTTCACCTGATACTGCCCCTTGACGTCCTCCAAACCGATTTCAGCATGCCGACTCGCAGCAAATAACTCGCGCTGATCAAGGAAAAAGGGCTTCATCAGCCGCTGCCCGGTTAACAAATCCCATGCTTCGCGCAAGTTCTCCACGCCATACACCTCCACACCTTCAACGATGGCAGCCTCACGCGCATTCGCCAATGGGACAATCACGCGAGTGCGGCCCCGCCGCTTGGCCTCGATCACCATCGGCAACACACCTCGAATCGGCCTGACCATACCATCCAATGCCAACTCGCCAGCAATACTGTACAGCTCCGGGTGAAGCACCCTCTCGTTCTCTGAGGTCAAGGCCAGAGCCAAGGCAATCGGCAAATCAAAACGAGGGCCTTCTTTTTTTAGATCCGCCGGGGCTAAATTAACGGTTTTCACCCCATCCGCCCAGGATAAGGCGGAATTTGCCAAAGCTGCAGTCACCCGCTGCGAACTCTCGCGCACCGCCGCATCCGGTAATCCCACCACATTGATTTGAGGTTTTTCTGCCCGAAACGCACCGACTTCAACTTCCACCTCAATGCCGTCGACCCCTAAAATGGCAGATGAATACAAGCGGATAACCATACCCGGCAAACTAACAAAACCAGACTAACAAGGTAAAGCGCCAATTCCGTCCTCCAGGTCAAAAATAAGCATCCAAAAAAATGAGCACGTCCGCACCCCAAAAATGGGCCACCCCATCAGCAGTCCCTTCCGTCCTCCCCCCCTCTTTTTCGGCCCGATTCACCGACAAGGACCCAATTTCAATCCCAAAAGCAATAAACTACTCCATTTTTGCATCCTCTCAAGTCACTTAAAACCAACAATTTAGAATCATTCTAAAAAAATAATGAATAAATTCCCTGCTCAGGCATCCAATACTTGTGGGAAACGAAAATTACATAGTGATGACATTTTTACACAAAAATAACTCATGTTACGGCGTTTAACCCTATGGAAATGATAACATAGCAGAAAGATGACGAAACGAGTGTTTTACCAAGGCCGATGAAACAAATGCATGAAGATCCATCAAAGAGCTCCTGCAAAACCCCAAAAAGCCCCGCCTAAACACACTCATTAATGAAACAAAACCTCACTCTCCCTTTCTCCCCCCCATTGTTCGAATTAACATCAAACCAAATAAACCAATGTCTAGATTTGAATCAGATACCAGCCTGCGCCTCTACTTAAGAGAGATCGCCAAGACCGACTTACTCACACCTGAGCAAGAAGTCGAACTCGCGGAGCGCATTAAAAAAGGCGACAAAAAAGCACGGACCCACATGATCCGGGCCAACCTGCGTCTGGTCGTGAAAATCGCCCAGGACTACAGTGGCTACGGACTGCCGCTCGCAGACCTTATCTCCGAAGGCAACATCGGACTGATGAAAGCCGTAGAACGCTTCGACCCCAACAAAGGGGGAAAACTCAGCACATACGGATCCTGGTGGATCAAACAGTCCATCAAACGGGCCCTCGCCAATCAAAGCAAAACGATTCGGCTACCAGTCCACATGGTGGACAAAATCGCCCGGATGCGCCGGATTTCCAGTATGATGGCCGAATCCATGGGCCGCGAACCGACCGACAGCGAACTGGCTGAAGAGCTTGGCATCCCACGCCGCAAGCTGGCTTTGCTGAAGCGGGCTTCCAAACGCCCGACCTCACTGAATGCCCCTGTCTATGAAGATGACAGCGGAGAATACAGTGACCTGATCGGTGATGAACGCGCCGTGGACCCATTCGAAGCCCTGGATACCAAAACCATGCACGGAGAACTCGATGAGTTACTCGAGATTCTTGACGAACGTGAGAGCCGGATCATCGGAGCTCGCTTCGGCCTGGATGGTAAAAAACCCATGACTTTGGAGGAAGTAGGAGTCGAATTTGGTGTCACTCGAGAAAGAATTCGACAATTACAGAATATTGCTCTTGCAAAAATGCGAAAAGCATTGC is a genomic window containing:
- a CDS encoding arylsulfatase, with amino-acid sequence MNTMFSLCAGLFLAGETVIAESAPPNILIILTDDVGMLNVGAYHRGLMSSRTPNIDRLAKEGALFTDYYAQPTCTAGRSAMITGQFPVRTGLHTVGLPGDPIGLNPDTPTLPELLKIQGYRTGQFGKNHLGDRDEFLPTMHGFDEFWGWLYHLNAMEYTSDPEFPKGEEAKQFAPRNVIHAWSTGPGKQRIEDDGPLPPERMKTLDDEVNKHTLKFIRDSVAKKEPFFVWHCPSRAHVWTHLSPKYKAQLGVDGQGLQEVVMKDLDDHVGEVLDELDKLGVANNTIVIFSADNGPEILTWPDGGMTPFHGEKGTTWEGGVRVPLLVRWPGKIESGSVNNGIIDAMDLLPTLVAAAGGPADLQEKLLTGYKGHKAHLDGYNQMEMIAGKGQSKRKEILYYERTTLQAVRYGDWKAHFIVQNHGWSGAKEALTAPLLFNLRQDPLERAAEESGMYVEWMGKKMWAFGPAQRVVQRHLLTFKKWPAASKRAEKNAGTLEEALEGGAGVGQ
- a CDS encoding DUF302 domain-containing protein, translated to MASSLILCSHLAAQENQPSHKYAKVDQLYESISPHWKAFKLITEIDHSRLAEKAGATMPPAKVAIFSDTKVNSILMQINPMVGIDLPHKILVFSEGDTSKAKIATPRAAFLKKRHHLADQKAVKPLLQYDTNLKKILDGVPPSSFAPIQLETVKQGFGIITINSNFNFAESIQRIKKVVLSQGDTVWFADLNYQADAAQLGITIRPATLLLFGGPRPGAMAMAKAPKLGLDAFCQKLLVLEDGDGKVSIHYNSITEFAKLHYDVSSKPQEVINTRLEATFKKALSKPSK
- a CDS encoding YifB family Mg chelatase-like AAA ATPase; amino-acid sequence: MVIRLYSSAILGVDGIEVEVEVGAFRAEKPQINVVGLPDAAVRESSQRVTAALANSALSWADGVKTVNLAPADLKKEGPRFDLPIALALALTSENERVLHPELYSIAGELALDGMVRPIRGVLPMVIEAKRRGRTRVIVPLANAREAAIVEGVEVYGVENLREAWDLLTGQRLMKPFFLDQRELFAASRHAEIGLEDVKGQYQVKRALEVAAAGFHNLLMIGPPGTGKSMIAKRLPTILPDPTEEEAIEATKIHSIAGMLSKEDALLVTRPFRAPHHTISDVGLLGGGTMPGPGEVSLAHHGVLFLDELPEFRRQTLEVMRQPIEDGKVTISRAAGSLTFPCQCMVVAAMNPCPCGYYGDPKRECRCSPPQVERYRQRISGPLLDRLDIHVEVPIVEYKDLSSQQTGESSATVRKRVQAARTIQETRFVAHPNIRTNADMPSKLMHRHCQIDATASGYLEHAMTNLNFSARAYDRILKVARTLADLEASENIQPQHILEAIQYRTLDRKLMM
- a CDS encoding sigma-70 family RNA polymerase sigma factor, with the protein product MSRFESDTSLRLYLREIAKTDLLTPEQEVELAERIKKGDKKARTHMIRANLRLVVKIAQDYSGYGLPLADLISEGNIGLMKAVERFDPNKGGKLSTYGSWWIKQSIKRALANQSKTIRLPVHMVDKIARMRRISSMMAESMGREPTDSELAEELGIPRRKLALLKRASKRPTSLNAPVYEDDSGEYSDLIGDERAVDPFEALDTKTMHGELDELLEILDERESRIIGARFGLDGKKPMTLEEVGVEFGVTRERIRQLQNIALAKMRKALHRKEEPMPEPVHGSLAEAS